The following proteins are co-located in the Corynebacterium kalinowskii genome:
- a CDS encoding dihydrodipicolinate synthase family protein yields the protein MNGIVSGIIPPLLTPLTETGEVDYESLGNLVERLVGAGVDGIFVLGSSGEVAFLTDAVRDQVIAKVLELVDGRCPVYAGVIDTQTNRVIEHIQRAEKLGVQAVVATAPFYAITGPAEIEAHFRALRTATTLPIIAYDIPVCVHSKLAPALLVQLGAEGVLQGVKDSSGDDVSFRRLCMLNKAAGSPMKVLTGHEVVVDGSYLAGGDGCVPGLGNVDPSGYVRMWQAFQSGDLRQMKEEQDRLARLFEIVFTPVGKVGPAAGVGAFKTALELIGVIKTNTMSVPMTPISDSASREAIEKIVREVGLID from the coding sequence ATGAACGGAATTGTTTCCGGCATCATCCCTCCGCTACTCACCCCATTGACTGAAACCGGGGAGGTGGACTACGAGTCCCTTGGCAACCTCGTGGAACGACTCGTCGGAGCGGGCGTAGACGGCATCTTCGTACTCGGTTCCTCCGGTGAAGTCGCTTTCCTGACCGATGCCGTGCGCGACCAGGTGATCGCCAAGGTCCTTGAGCTTGTCGACGGCCGTTGCCCAGTCTACGCCGGCGTCATCGACACCCAGACCAACCGCGTCATCGAGCACATCCAACGGGCAGAAAAGCTCGGCGTGCAGGCAGTAGTCGCCACCGCCCCGTTCTATGCCATCACGGGTCCAGCCGAGATCGAAGCACACTTCCGTGCCCTCCGCACGGCCACTACTCTGCCGATCATTGCCTACGACATTCCAGTTTGTGTCCACAGCAAACTTGCACCGGCGCTATTGGTGCAACTCGGCGCCGAAGGAGTTCTTCAGGGAGTAAAGGACTCCTCCGGTGACGACGTCTCCTTCCGACGACTCTGCATGCTCAACAAGGCAGCTGGATCCCCTATGAAGGTGCTCACCGGACACGAAGTAGTTGTCGATGGCTCCTATCTTGCAGGAGGAGACGGCTGCGTCCCAGGGCTCGGCAACGTTGACCCAAGTGGCTATGTTCGCATGTGGCAAGCTTTCCAATCCGGCGACCTACGCCAGATGAAGGAAGAGCAAGATCGGTTGGCACGACTCTTTGAAATCGTCTTCACCCCAGTGGGCAAGGTCGGCCCAGCCGCCGGTGTCGGCGCATTCAAGACTGCTTTGGAACTCATCGGCGTCATCAAGACCAACACCATGAGCGTACCGATGACCCCAATCTCTGATTCCGCATCGCGTGAGGCCATCGAGAAGATCGTGCGGGAGGTGGGCCTCATCGACTAA
- a CDS encoding ABC transporter ATP-binding protein codes for MPTPKVQRIIELKDVNVIHKTRTGKLFRPDTVHANKDVNFWVDRREVVGIVGESGCGKSTLARVMVGLQKPTSGAVFFHEKPLKHSSRDRKEIGRSISMVFQDPATALNPRMTVKDQLLDPLRVHHIGDEKSRLKRVQVLLDLVGLPQSALDVLPRQISGGQRQRVAIARALALEPDLIIADEPTSALDVSVRAQVLNLLTDLRSELGLGLVFISHDINTVRYIADRMCVMLKGEIIEQQPTDDLFASPQQEYTRTLLAATPSLL; via the coding sequence ATGCCGACACCTAAAGTACAACGAATCATCGAGCTCAAAGATGTCAACGTCATCCACAAGACTCGTACCGGCAAACTGTTTCGACCCGACACGGTGCATGCCAACAAGGACGTGAATTTCTGGGTGGATCGCCGGGAAGTCGTCGGCATCGTTGGCGAATCCGGCTGTGGCAAGTCCACGCTGGCTCGCGTCATGGTCGGTCTGCAAAAGCCCACGAGTGGCGCGGTCTTCTTCCACGAGAAGCCCCTCAAGCACTCCAGTCGCGATCGCAAGGAAATCGGCCGCTCCATCTCCATGGTGTTCCAGGATCCAGCCACCGCGCTGAATCCGCGCATGACGGTGAAGGATCAGCTGCTCGATCCGCTACGCGTGCACCACATCGGCGATGAGAAATCCCGGCTCAAGCGAGTTCAGGTCCTGCTTGACCTGGTCGGTCTACCGCAGTCCGCACTCGATGTGCTGCCTCGCCAGATCTCGGGCGGTCAGCGCCAGCGCGTGGCCATCGCCCGCGCCCTCGCGCTCGAACCTGACCTCATCATCGCCGACGAGCCCACCTCTGCCCTCGATGTTTCCGTCCGAGCCCAGGTGCTGAACCTGCTCACCGACCTGAGGTCGGAACTCGGGCTCGGTCTAGTGTTCATCTCTCACGACATCAACACTGTCCGTTACATCGCGGACCGCATGTGCGTAATGCTCAAGGGCGAGATTATTGAGCAACAACCCACGGACGATCTATTCGCCTCCCCGCAGCAGGAGTACACCCGCACTCTGCTCGCAGCAACCCCATCTTTGCTCTAA
- a CDS encoding dipeptide/oligopeptide/nickel ABC transporter permease/ATP-binding protein, with protein MRRKLTEQLESQAGQRFQGIKALPIASKIALGFLTLVALMAIFAPLLSSYSPLESNVPVQPPSAQHWFGTDAIGRDIFSRVVYGSRASLVIGMCATVSALAIAAVLGSIAATAGKVVSEVLMRILDIIMSFPGIALAAVFVAVFGNSLPVLVFAIGFLYIPQLSRVVRANVLSEFGEDYVSAAKVMGASIPHILFKHVARNTIAPIAVFATVLVADAIVFEASLSFINAGVKPPLPSWGNILADGKQLLLTGAWWPTFFPGLMILITVLALNILSEGLTDAMASPRIKRTIRVTDDDPTINTAKSLGAVSDEEARVALDVSLGKLHDAETAENRRLVYTRAEAPLIQVKDLCIAFPEAHGDVNIVDHVSFEVSPGETMGLVGESGCGKSLIAMCIMGLLPPTARITGEITYDGKNLLEMTPEERNALRGHDMAMIYQDALSSLNPSMLIRTQLQQLIRRGGKRTAEELMELVGLDPVRTLKSYPHELSGGQRQRVLIAMALTRNPRLLIADEPTTALDVTVQHQVVDLLNELREKLGFSMIFVSHDLALVAKLAHKITVMYAGQVVERGNTRELLTDPHHEYTRGLLGAVLSIEAGANRLYQVPGTVPSPRDFIDGDRFAPRSRRPELGIGQKPKPRAVAGSTTHTYAATDDAYAARNGTGSVRIAEKEK; from the coding sequence ATGCGTAGAAAACTCACTGAACAACTAGAGTCCCAGGCCGGGCAGCGTTTCCAAGGAATCAAGGCTCTGCCTATCGCATCCAAAATCGCACTCGGTTTCCTGACGCTGGTGGCGTTGATGGCGATCTTCGCGCCGCTGCTCTCTAGCTACAGCCCATTAGAGTCCAACGTTCCGGTACAACCACCAAGTGCCCAGCACTGGTTTGGCACTGATGCCATCGGGCGAGACATCTTCTCCCGCGTGGTGTACGGTTCCCGCGCTTCCCTGGTCATCGGCATGTGCGCTACCGTTTCGGCCCTCGCCATCGCCGCAGTACTCGGCTCAATCGCAGCGACCGCTGGCAAAGTGGTATCCGAAGTACTGATGCGCATCTTGGACATCATCATGTCCTTCCCGGGCATTGCGCTGGCTGCCGTGTTCGTTGCCGTATTCGGCAATTCCCTACCTGTCCTAGTCTTTGCCATCGGCTTCCTCTACATTCCGCAGTTGTCCCGCGTGGTGCGCGCCAACGTTCTTTCCGAGTTCGGTGAGGACTACGTCTCCGCAGCAAAGGTGATGGGTGCAAGTATTCCGCACATTCTGTTCAAACACGTCGCGCGCAACACCATCGCACCGATCGCTGTGTTTGCCACGGTGCTGGTTGCCGATGCCATCGTCTTTGAAGCCTCGCTGTCCTTCATCAACGCTGGTGTGAAGCCGCCGCTGCCGTCGTGGGGCAACATCCTCGCCGATGGCAAGCAACTCCTGCTCACCGGCGCATGGTGGCCAACCTTCTTCCCCGGCCTGATGATCCTCATCACGGTGCTGGCGCTGAACATCCTGTCCGAGGGACTGACCGATGCAATGGCGTCGCCACGCATCAAGCGCACCATCCGCGTCACTGACGACGACCCCACCATCAACACCGCGAAGTCGCTGGGCGCAGTTTCCGACGAAGAAGCTCGCGTTGCGCTCGACGTATCCCTCGGCAAGCTGCACGACGCCGAGACCGCCGAGAACCGTCGCCTGGTATATACCCGTGCAGAAGCGCCACTGATCCAGGTCAAGGACCTCTGCATCGCTTTCCCGGAGGCACACGGTGACGTCAACATCGTTGACCACGTCAGCTTCGAAGTTTCCCCCGGTGAAACTATGGGGTTGGTGGGCGAATCCGGCTGCGGCAAGTCACTGATCGCCATGTGCATCATGGGATTGCTGCCACCAACTGCGCGCATCACCGGTGAGATCACCTACGACGGCAAGAACCTTCTAGAGATGACTCCAGAAGAGCGCAACGCGCTCCGCGGGCATGACATGGCCATGATCTACCAGGATGCCCTCAGCTCCCTGAACCCCTCCATGCTGATCCGCACCCAGCTCCAGCAACTGATCCGCCGTGGCGGCAAGCGCACCGCGGAAGAGCTCATGGAACTGGTCGGACTGGATCCGGTCCGTACGCTCAAGTCCTACCCGCACGAGCTTTCGGGCGGTCAGCGGCAACGTGTGCTCATCGCCATGGCGCTGACCCGCAACCCGCGGCTGCTCATCGCCGACGAGCCGACCACCGCATTGGATGTTACCGTCCAGCACCAGGTGGTGGACCTGCTCAACGAACTGCGAGAAAAGCTGGGCTTCTCCATGATCTTTGTCAGCCATGACCTCGCCCTGGTGGCCAAGCTGGCACACAAGATCACTGTGATGTACGCCGGCCAGGTGGTCGAACGCGGTAATACTCGTGAGCTGCTCACCGACCCGCACCACGAGTACACCCGCGGCTTGCTGGGAGCCGTGCTGTCCATCGAGGCTGGTGCTAATCGCCTCTACCAGGTACCGGGAACGGTGCCGAGCCCACGGGACTTCATCGACGGCGATCGCTTCGCACCACGCTCCCGCCGACCAGAGCTGGGCATCGGGCAGAAGCCGAAGCCACGCGCCGTTGCTGGGTCCACCACGCACACATACGCGGCCACGGACGATGCGTATGCGGCTCGTAACGGCACTGGTTCTGTTCGCATCGCTGAGAAGGAGAAGTGA
- a CDS encoding ABC transporter permease, whose product MSNLVRLIGRRLVALPIMILGVTFLVFFIMSFSPADPARLALGESASLEALAEYREVHGLNDPLLVRYWDFLMGMLRGDLGTTTGNASVTDVVAKAFPITLQLTFLGLIIAAVIALVLGVIAALYRDKWPDQIIRVISIASLATPSFWLAILLIQWLGTIPGGMGMFPALITAWVPFAENPSVYMNNMFLPSFALAVPVAGSLTRVVRTAMVEELDKDYVRTAIGSGIPKSEVISRNVLRNALITPITVLGLRVGYLMGGAVIIEIIFNIQAMGQLILDGVTRNDVYLVQGVTLTVAIAFIIINIIVDMLYVLVNPRIRSI is encoded by the coding sequence ATGTCAAACCTCGTCCGCCTCATCGGAAGACGGCTGGTAGCTCTCCCGATCATGATCCTCGGAGTGACTTTCCTAGTCTTCTTCATCATGTCCTTCAGCCCCGCGGACCCGGCGCGCCTAGCCCTGGGTGAATCTGCCTCCTTGGAAGCGCTCGCAGAATACCGCGAAGTCCATGGGCTCAATGACCCATTATTGGTGCGCTATTGGGATTTCTTGATGGGCATGCTGCGCGGTGATCTAGGAACTACTACCGGCAACGCTTCGGTGACCGATGTCGTCGCAAAAGCATTCCCCATCACCTTGCAACTTACTTTCCTCGGCCTCATCATTGCCGCCGTGATCGCCCTGGTCTTGGGCGTAATCGCTGCGCTTTACCGTGATAAGTGGCCGGACCAGATCATCCGAGTCATCTCGATCGCATCGCTGGCAACCCCCTCCTTCTGGCTAGCAATCCTGCTCATCCAGTGGCTTGGCACCATCCCTGGCGGCATGGGAATGTTCCCCGCCCTCATCACTGCTTGGGTTCCGTTTGCGGAGAACCCTTCGGTGTACATGAACAATATGTTCTTGCCGTCGTTCGCACTCGCAGTTCCCGTCGCAGGCTCGCTTACCCGCGTGGTGCGTACCGCGATGGTGGAAGAACTCGACAAGGATTACGTGCGCACCGCGATCGGCTCGGGTATCCCGAAGTCGGAAGTGATTTCTCGCAACGTTTTGCGCAACGCGCTGATCACGCCGATTACCGTTCTTGGTCTGCGCGTGGGTTACCTCATGGGTGGCGCGGTGATCATTGAGATCATCTTCAATATCCAAGCAATGGGCCAGCTCATCCTCGATGGTGTTACCCGCAATGACGTCTACCTCGTCCAGGGTGTCACCCTCACGGTGGCCATCGCATTCATCATCATCAACATCATCGTGGACATGCTGTACGTCCTCGTTAACCCACGCATCAGGAGCATCTAA
- a CDS encoding ABC transporter substrate-binding protein produces the protein MTRAYSRRDFMKITGAISAAAGLSATLAACGSPAQNGGSDAPAADPSAKKDDGTLTAAISYELGTNGYDPMNTTAALTVAANWHTLEGLTEMDPATGKVYAALAKELPKASGTTTEVTLRDGAQFHDGSPVTADDVVFSFERVLDKANKSLYASFIPFIEKVTAKDDKTVEFTLKHETGVFADRLAVVKIVPKKAVEAGADAFAAKPIGSGPYKMTDNGGTSKTIQFERFDAYNGPRPALAKKMTWQIIPDASTRTNAIQSKTVQAIDSVPYLSVEQLKAVSTVESVQGFGLLFAMFNCAPTSKFNDVKNRQAFMYALDMNKIIETGMLGQATAATSFLHKEHPNYKEAKNVYSFKPEKARELFAETGLTEMRLLCTDHDWVKKCTPLIEQSLTGVGIKVEFIEKKSSDVYNTIDGKPEAYDVVIAPGDPSVFGTDPDLLMRWWYAGDTWTDSRMHWKGSESYTEVQQLLDEGLKSTDSSVQDQKWAELFDKLSEYIPLYPLFHRKSTTAWDKSTLIDFKPISLTGLSFLDVATTK, from the coding sequence ATGACCCGCGCATACTCCCGCCGCGATTTCATGAAGATCACCGGAGCCATCAGCGCCGCCGCCGGCCTCTCCGCCACCCTTGCAGCCTGTGGCAGCCCAGCACAGAACGGCGGCAGCGATGCTCCAGCCGCAGACCCAAGCGCCAAGAAGGATGACGGCACCCTCACCGCAGCCATCTCCTACGAGCTCGGCACCAACGGCTACGACCCAATGAACACCACCGCAGCCCTCACCGTGGCCGCCAACTGGCACACCCTCGAAGGTCTGACCGAGATGGATCCAGCCACGGGCAAGGTCTACGCCGCTCTGGCCAAGGAACTGCCAAAGGCCTCCGGAACCACCACTGAGGTCACCCTCCGCGACGGTGCGCAGTTCCATGACGGCAGCCCAGTCACTGCCGACGACGTCGTATTCTCCTTCGAACGTGTCCTGGACAAGGCAAACAAGTCTCTCTACGCATCCTTCATTCCATTCATCGAGAAGGTAACTGCCAAGGATGACAAGACCGTCGAGTTCACCCTCAAGCACGAAACTGGTGTTTTTGCCGACCGCCTAGCCGTGGTCAAGATCGTGCCAAAGAAGGCCGTTGAAGCCGGTGCAGATGCATTCGCCGCTAAACCAATCGGTTCTGGCCCGTACAAGATGACGGATAACGGCGGCACTTCCAAGACCATCCAGTTCGAGCGTTTCGATGCCTACAACGGCCCACGCCCAGCATTGGCTAAGAAGATGACGTGGCAGATCATCCCTGATGCCTCCACCCGCACTAATGCCATCCAGTCCAAGACTGTCCAGGCCATCGACTCAGTGCCGTACCTTTCCGTTGAGCAGCTCAAGGCAGTTTCCACCGTGGAATCAGTCCAAGGTTTCGGCCTGTTGTTCGCAATGTTTAACTGCGCACCAACCAGCAAGTTCAATGACGTAAAGAACCGGCAAGCATTCATGTACGCCCTCGATATGAACAAGATCATCGAGACCGGCATGCTCGGCCAGGCTACCGCCGCCACCAGCTTCCTACATAAGGAACACCCGAACTACAAGGAAGCCAAGAACGTCTACTCCTTCAAGCCGGAAAAGGCACGCGAGCTGTTTGCCGAAACCGGATTGACGGAAATGCGGCTGCTATGCACGGACCACGACTGGGTCAAGAAGTGCACCCCGCTCATCGAGCAGTCCCTCACTGGCGTAGGCATCAAGGTGGAGTTCATCGAGAAGAAGTCCTCGGACGTCTACAACACCATCGATGGCAAGCCAGAAGCATACGATGTTGTCATCGCCCCAGGTGACCCATCAGTCTTCGGCACCGACCCCGACCTACTCATGCGCTGGTGGTACGCAGGAGACACCTGGACCGATAGCCGCATGCACTGGAAGGGCAGCGAAAGCTACACCGAAGTCCAGCAGCTGCTCGACGAGGGACTCAAGTCCACCGACTCCTCTGTCCAAGATCAAAAGTGGGCCGAACTGTTTGACAAGCTCTCGGAGTACATCCCGCTCTACCCATTGTTCCACCGCAAGAGCACCACAGCATGGGACAAGTCCACGTTGATTGATTTCAAGCCGATCTCCCTGACCGGCCTTTCCTTCCTGGATGTCGCTACCACCAAGTAG
- a CDS encoding FadR/GntR family transcriptional regulator, whose product MSKLRGKHKLNPTVTAIENYIRDNSLKPGDMLPSEAALCELLEVSRSSVREAMRTLASLDVVEIRHGHGTYVGQMSLAPLVDGLTLRLTIDRDSALRNLKQVVDTRIAFDQFNASKLIIAYQEHSTDRLREIVAEMQECFEQGKSITEADGKFHEELNSKLSNQLIQELYMALWKVHTQAVPQLKLDRKRDLKDTVDAHLSMVEALEAGDEAELLRTLEVHYGPLKRMIDEKIHV is encoded by the coding sequence ATGTCAAAGTTGCGTGGAAAACACAAGCTCAATCCCACAGTCACGGCGATTGAGAACTACATTCGTGATAATTCTCTCAAGCCCGGAGATATGCTCCCCTCAGAAGCCGCACTGTGCGAGCTGCTAGAAGTTTCCCGAAGCTCAGTTCGTGAAGCCATGCGTACCCTTGCTTCGCTCGATGTAGTGGAGATCCGCCACGGGCACGGCACTTATGTTGGGCAGATGTCGCTCGCCCCCTTGGTGGATGGGCTCACACTGCGACTGACCATTGATCGAGACAGTGCCCTGCGCAACCTCAAACAAGTGGTGGATACCCGTATCGCGTTCGATCAATTCAACGCCTCGAAGCTCATCATCGCGTATCAAGAGCATTCCACGGATCGATTGCGTGAGATTGTGGCCGAAATGCAGGAGTGCTTTGAACAAGGCAAGTCGATCACTGAAGCGGACGGCAAGTTCCATGAGGAACTCAACAGTAAGTTGTCCAATCAATTGATCCAAGAGCTGTATATGGCGCTGTGGAAGGTGCATACTCAGGCGGTGCCACAGCTTAAGTTGGATCGCAAGCGTGATCTCAAAGACACCGTCGATGCCCACCTCAGTATGGTCGAGGCACTCGAAGCCGGGGACGAAGCAGAGCTGCTCCGAACCCTCGAAGTACACTACGGTCCGCTCAAGCGCATGATCGATGAGAAGATCCATGTCTAA
- a CDS encoding ROK family protein: MSNLCACVDIGGTKIAYGLIDDASPTTVTAVGRTPTPTHDVMSAVLGVIRELVESARQQGRTIDAIGVGAPGVIDPVAGRVVSAGPTMPGWAGTNIADAIRNEFDVPLAVHNDVRIMGLGESVFGAAQGVANTLFVSLGTGVGGALVRGARLVDSPHHTAGELRALLGRLPDGHAAPVEDFAAGPGLARSYNELTGSNIQLPEIMQRYHAGEATAHTVISGNMAALGEALAGFASAIDIDALIIGGGVGAIGDPILEPLIQGFRQHALHPIDTIPILPAQLGTNAPLVGAGYLASLACKGE; the protein is encoded by the coding sequence ATGTCTAACCTTTGCGCTTGTGTAGACATCGGCGGCACCAAAATCGCCTACGGGCTTATCGACGACGCTAGCCCGACCACCGTTACTGCTGTCGGGCGCACTCCGACCCCTACGCATGACGTTATGAGCGCAGTGTTGGGCGTAATCCGTGAACTCGTCGAATCTGCACGCCAGCAGGGGCGCACGATCGATGCCATCGGCGTGGGCGCGCCGGGAGTCATCGATCCTGTGGCAGGCCGAGTGGTATCTGCAGGACCAACCATGCCGGGCTGGGCCGGCACAAACATCGCAGATGCCATCCGAAATGAGTTCGATGTCCCGCTTGCCGTCCACAACGATGTCCGCATCATGGGACTCGGTGAATCCGTCTTTGGTGCTGCGCAGGGCGTTGCTAATACGCTGTTCGTCAGTCTGGGCACCGGGGTTGGGGGTGCACTCGTCCGAGGCGCACGACTCGTTGACTCGCCACACCACACGGCAGGGGAGCTTCGTGCGCTGCTCGGACGGCTGCCTGACGGCCACGCAGCGCCGGTGGAGGACTTTGCCGCTGGGCCGGGCTTGGCGCGTAGTTACAACGAGTTGACCGGCAGCAACATCCAACTTCCCGAAATCATGCAGCGCTACCATGCTGGAGAAGCTACCGCCCACACGGTGATCAGCGGCAATATGGCTGCCCTCGGTGAGGCGCTCGCTGGCTTTGCCTCGGCAATCGATATCGATGCGCTCATCATTGGCGGCGGTGTCGGTGCCATCGGGGATCCGATCTTAGAGCCACTGATTCAGGGCTTTCGGCAACACGCACTACATCCGATAGATACCATCCCAATTCTGCCTGCCCAGCTGGGCACCAATGCGCCACTCGTTGGCGCGGGGTACTTGGCCAGCTTGGCGTGCAAAGGAGAATAA
- a CDS encoding putative N-acetylmannosamine-6-phosphate 2-epimerase — MNSTTFFDTVRGSLIVSVQAPDGHPLRDTRTMAFLAKAAEAGGSTAIRCGGYGGLADIEAIAAAVSLPVIGLTKEGETGVYITPSVASAVAVAKAGATVVAIDATSRPRQDRSTFADQVHAVHEAGALAMADIATAEEAVAAHEAGADLISTTLAGYTEHRAKSDGPDLELIKEIRSRLGDQVFLIGEGRFHSPGHVRLGRQAGADAIIVGTAITDVAWITNEFAVAAHD; from the coding sequence GTGAATAGCACCACGTTCTTCGATACCGTTCGCGGCAGCCTCATCGTGTCTGTGCAAGCCCCCGATGGGCATCCGCTTCGCGATACGCGCACCATGGCGTTCCTTGCGAAAGCCGCCGAGGCAGGAGGAAGCACCGCAATCCGTTGTGGTGGCTACGGCGGGCTCGCAGACATCGAGGCGATCGCAGCGGCAGTAAGCCTTCCGGTGATCGGGTTGACTAAGGAAGGCGAAACCGGCGTGTACATCACTCCTTCCGTGGCCTCGGCAGTGGCCGTCGCCAAGGCGGGCGCCACTGTGGTCGCCATTGATGCCACTTCTCGTCCTCGCCAGGATCGCTCTACTTTCGCCGACCAAGTCCACGCCGTGCACGAGGCGGGAGCGCTAGCAATGGCAGACATCGCAACGGCAGAGGAAGCCGTGGCCGCACATGAAGCTGGTGCCGATCTGATCTCCACCACCCTGGCCGGGTACACGGAGCACCGTGCGAAGTCCGACGGGCCAGACTTGGAGCTGATTAAGGAGATCCGCAGCCGTCTCGGTGACCAAGTGTTCCTTATCGGTGAAGGACGATTCCACAGCCCAGGCCACGTCCGGCTCGGCCGGCAAGCGGGTGCAGACGCCATCATCGTGGGCACGGCAATCACTGATGTTGCCTGGATTACCAATGAATTTGCGGTGGCTGCTCATGACTGA
- a CDS encoding N-acetylglucosamine-6-phosphate deacetylase, translating into MTESFLATVVLPGANLGTHSITISDGVIVGLEPIEGSADLIAFPGLADIHTHGAAGESFPSSDLPGCLAAARHHRSNGSTTLLASTVSLPAERLLPQLRLLADAVDLEAIDGIHAEGPFINSCRCGAQDPAAIIPGDPDLLQRMIEAARGNLRSITFAPETAHVHELIDICADNNVIVSLGHTDAAAAETAATIAYAVKRGASVTATHLFNAMPPLHHRSPGAVAALLEAAAAGEATVELIADGVHLDDATVAMVLSLVGAEHVTFVSDAMAAAGKADGQYTLGALDVTVADGVARLTTSDGSEGAIAGGTSRVIDQLRRQARAGHPLAEILQACTSGHRLVGRPHRATIELNSPANFILCDSNLQITRVFREAKEVG; encoded by the coding sequence ATGACTGAGTCGTTCCTCGCTACCGTGGTGCTGCCAGGGGCCAACCTGGGCACGCACAGCATCACCATCTCCGACGGTGTCATCGTGGGGCTGGAGCCCATCGAAGGGTCCGCGGACCTGATCGCCTTTCCGGGCTTGGCAGACATCCACACCCATGGGGCGGCGGGGGAGTCCTTCCCGAGTTCAGACCTCCCTGGCTGCTTGGCCGCCGCGCGTCATCACCGCAGCAACGGCTCAACGACGCTGCTTGCCTCCACGGTCTCCCTGCCTGCCGAGCGGTTGTTGCCACAGCTGAGATTGCTTGCCGACGCCGTAGATCTCGAAGCCATCGATGGAATCCATGCGGAAGGTCCGTTCATTAATTCCTGCCGCTGCGGTGCCCAGGATCCTGCAGCGATAATCCCCGGCGACCCAGACTTGCTCCAACGCATGATCGAAGCAGCACGCGGCAACCTGCGCTCCATTACCTTCGCCCCAGAGACGGCTCATGTCCACGAGCTCATCGATATCTGCGCGGACAACAACGTCATCGTGTCCTTGGGGCACACTGATGCCGCAGCTGCCGAAACCGCAGCTACCATCGCCTACGCCGTCAAACGAGGCGCCAGCGTCACCGCAACGCACCTTTTCAACGCAATGCCTCCACTGCACCATCGCAGCCCCGGCGCCGTGGCCGCGCTGTTGGAAGCTGCTGCCGCAGGGGAGGCCACAGTAGAACTCATCGCCGACGGCGTACATCTCGACGACGCGACAGTAGCTATGGTGCTCAGCCTCGTTGGAGCAGAGCACGTTACCTTCGTCTCCGATGCCATGGCTGCAGCGGGCAAAGCGGATGGTCAGTACACCCTGGGTGCGCTCGACGTGACAGTAGCGGACGGAGTTGCTCGACTGACCACTAGCGATGGCTCGGAAGGGGCGATTGCTGGCGGCACGTCGCGAGTGATTGATCAGCTTCGTCGACAAGCACGCGCGGGCCATCCTTTGGCAGAAATCCTTCAGGCCTGCACCAGCGGGCATCGCCTCGTAGGACGGCCGCACCGTGCGACTATCGAGCTGAACTCACCAGCAAACTTCATCCTGTGCGACTCAAACTTGCAGATCACCCGGGTGTTCCGGGAAGCAAAAGAAGTAGGTTAA
- the nagB gene encoding glucosamine-6-phosphate deaminase, translating to MEIVITDRPEVIAADIIESYARAGKTLGLATGSTPVKTYQELIRRHREEGLSFAECRAFLLDEYVGLPREHEQSYYRTIRREFTDAVDIDDALVASPDGTSTDPLTAGASYDAAIRNAGGIDLQLLGIGSDGHIGFNEPGSSLASRTRLKTLHPQTIRDNARFFDGDEDQVPRHVLTQGLGTILEAGHLLLIATGAGKQEAVTALVEGPVAAWCPASVLQLHPHATVVLDAAAAAGLKNREYYRFALANKPARQGF from the coding sequence GTGGAAATCGTTATCACTGATCGTCCCGAAGTGATCGCGGCGGACATCATCGAGTCTTATGCACGCGCGGGCAAAACCCTCGGGCTGGCCACTGGCTCCACCCCGGTAAAGACGTATCAGGAATTGATCCGGCGCCACCGCGAAGAAGGCTTGAGCTTCGCGGAGTGTCGAGCGTTCCTGCTAGATGAATATGTGGGCTTGCCCCGCGAACACGAGCAAAGTTACTACCGCACGATTCGACGTGAATTCACCGACGCCGTTGATATCGATGATGCACTGGTTGCGAGCCCTGACGGCACCAGTACTGATCCACTGACAGCGGGTGCGAGCTACGATGCTGCTATCAGGAATGCTGGCGGAATAGACCTCCAACTCCTGGGAATCGGTTCCGACGGTCATATCGGGTTTAATGAGCCAGGGTCATCGCTGGCGTCGCGAACTCGATTGAAAACGCTGCATCCGCAAACGATCCGGGACAACGCGCGCTTTTTCGACGGCGACGAAGACCAAGTGCCGCGTCACGTGCTTACCCAGGGGCTGGGGACGATTCTTGAAGCCGGTCATTTGTTGCTCATCGCCACTGGGGCTGGAAAGCAGGAAGCGGTGACTGCGCTGGTGGAAGGTCCGGTAGCGGCTTGGTGCCCAGCTTCTGTACTGCAGCTGCACCCGCATGCCACCGTTGTGCTGGATGCGGCTGCGGCTGCTGGGCTAAAGAATCGGGAGTACTACCGGTTCGCTTTGGCTAACAAACCAGCTAGACAAGGCTTCTAG